The window TGGCGGAGCCGGAGTTGAGCACCTTCCAGGTGAACTCCACGTCAGGGAACTTCTTCTCCAGCACCTTGTCCTGCTTCGCGAGGAGCAGCGGCGCGTAGCCGAGGCCTGGCTGGTAGGCGATCGTGACCGAGTCCGTGGGCCCGTCGCCGCCGCCACCGCCGACGGCGCCGTCGCCGCAACCGCTGACGGCCGCGCAGAGCGCCAGCGTCGCCACGGCGACGCTCGCCTGCATGATTCGCCGCACTGACATGTGCATGTCCTTCCGTTCGGTGGTACGGATTCCCCGGTACCCCGTGGTCAGGTCGCCTTCATGCCCCACCGCACGACGGTGCGCCGCTCGATGAGGGTGAAGATCAGGTCGAACGCGATCCCGATGAGCATGATCGTGACGAGGCCGGCGAAGACCTCCGGGGTACGGAGGAAGTACCTGGCATCGTTGATGAAGAAGCCGAGCCCGCCCTTGCCGCCGGCGACGCCGAAGACCAGCTCGGCCGCGATGATGGTGCGCCAGCCGTACGCCCACGCGGTCTTCAGGCCGCTGACGATGTGCGGGAGTGCCGCGGGGATCAGCACGTCGGCGACGATGCGGATGCCGCGCAGACCGATGTTCCTGCTGACCGCGAGGATCGTCGGGTTGACCGTGCGGAACCCCATGCTGACGTTGATGGCGATCGGCCAGGTGACGGCGTTGGCGATCACGAACACGAGAGCCGTGGAGTTGAGACCGAACCACAGCATCGCCAGCGGCAGGATCGCGATCGCCGGCAACGGGTTGATCATCGAGGTGAGCAGCACGAGCACGTCCTCGCCGAGGCGCGACCACGTCGCGAGAGTGGTGAGGACGGTGGCGACGGCGATGCCGATCGCCATGCCGAGGAACAGCACCTTCAACGTCGTCAGCGTCGACCCCGCGATACCGCCGCCCACCCAGCCCTCGACGAGGGCGCGCGCGACCTCGATCGGGCTGGA is drawn from Streptosporangiales bacterium and contains these coding sequences:
- a CDS encoding ABC transporter permease subunit, whose amino-acid sequence is MSRILTHSTPATPGRRQSAGRKGWGSLPVVPRRVAILIALLAIWQAYVSFSGVNPLIMSSPIEVARALVEGWVGGGIAGSTLTTLKVLFLGMAIGIAVATVLTTLATWSRLGEDVLVLLTSMINPLPAIAILPLAMLWFGLNSTALVFVIANAVTWPIAINVSMGFRTVNPTILAVSRNIGLRGIRIVADVLIPAALPHIVSGLKTAWAYGWRTIIAAELVFGVAGGKGGLGFFINDARYFLRTPEVFAGLVTIMLIGIAFDLIFTLIERRTVVRWGMKAT